The Scleropages formosus chromosome 11, fSclFor1.1, whole genome shotgun sequence genome window below encodes:
- the LOC108934563 gene encoding cadherin-1-like, whose protein sequence is MYQPISTEPVPVLDFPQSPNGLKRRKRAWNIPAISLVENDRGPFPKEIAKIRSSLEKTVKIQYAVTGPGADQAPYGLFTMDRNSGQLFVTQPLDREKQANYSLLAHALAVERGVAEPPMKIIINVTDVNDNVPVCSKHTHRGSVPQSATQGFEILSVTATDADDPNTENGKKYPQYILTVRAADLIGKGLKTTCKVVIKVADSNNNAPQFLWSTYSASVPENKKGAEVLRLFVYDSDKPLTPAWFMKFHIVQGNEDGFFNITNGPCHMEGVITTVKVSSFGCCEEDPKCQLGFSLEIYIFKVDRTHLHRGRRLGRVIFDGCSGRQKVLFNSEDSRFKMDTDGTVSLKRPVNLYDGHKSFSVHAWDSKSRKITTTVWVQYEPWTNQQEHEVDSGPFGQPVSTEPVPVLDFPQSSSGLKRRKRDWIIPPINIPENDKGPFPKLGVKIRTSNDKEQRVHYSISGPGADEPPKGLFFMDKYSGQIFVTQPLDREKQARYTLLAHASASGGTLVEAPMEIKNNVIDMNDNKPVFTEDTYEGSVPEATQVDYDILIVTATDADDPNTGNGEIAYSILNQDPKEPNGNMFAINPNSGQIRLNSPGLDKEQYPQYTLTVQAADQAGKGFASTCRVIIKVTDSNDNAPQFVEPKYTASVPENEVDAEVVRMQVTDEDEPHTPAWHANFRIREGDPGGFFNVTTGPSGQEGIITTAKALDYEKRNQYTLLVTVENDVPFAIKLPTSTATVVVNVEDVNEAPIFIPSELNVKAAEDAKVGERLATYTATDPDTQMKQSIEYRMAPDSTGWLSINKTIGVITVKSPMDRESTDVVDGKYKALVLAVDNAVVPATGTGTLQVMLKDLNENKNPPQFPRPIGLSIKSTWHQFLRTLRIKKW, encoded by the exons ATGTATCAG CCTATTTCCACTGAACCTGTTCCAGTGCTGGACTTTCCACAGTCCCCAAATGGTctaaaaaggaggaaaagggcCTGGAACATTCCAGCCATCAGCCTTGTGGAGAATGACAGGGGTCCCTTTCCCAAAGAAATAGCAAAG ATTCGATCCAGTTTGGAAAAGACAGTTAAAATACAATATGCTGTAACTGGCCCAGGAGCAGATCAGGCCCCTTATGGACTGTTTACCATGGACAGGAACTCTGGTCAGCTATTTGTGACCCAGCCTTTGGACAGAGAGAAACAAGCTAACTACAGT ctcctggcTCATGCGCTTGCTGTGGAACGTGGTGTAGCTGAACCACCCATGAAAATCATAATTAATGTAACAGATGTGAATGACAACGTGCCTGTGTGTAGTAAACATACCCACAGGGGCAGTGTTCCACAGTCGGCAACACAAG GATTTGAAATCTTGAGTGTCACTGCAACTGATGCAGATGATCCCAatacagaaaatggaaaa aaATACCCACAATACATACTGACAGTTCGAGCTGCTGATCTGATAGGAAAGGGCCTCAAAACCACCTGCAAAGTGGTCATCAAAGTAGCAGACAGTAACAACAATGCCCCTCAGTTTTTGTGGTCTACA TACTCAGCATCTGTTCCTGAGAACAAGAAGGGTGCAGAAGTGCTGAGGTTGTTTGTGTACGACAGCGACAAACCACTGACTCCCGCCTGGTTTATGAAATTCCACATTGTCCAAGGGAACGAAGACGGCTTCTTCAACATCACGAACGGACCTTGTCACATGGAGGGTGTTATTACCACAGTCAAG GTATCCAGTTTTGGTTGCTGTGAGGAGGACCCAAAATGCCAGCTGGGGTTCTCCTTAGAAATCTACATTTTCAAAGTAGACAGGACTCATCTGCACAGGGGAAGGAGACTTGGAAGAG TTATTTTTGATGGCTGTAGTGGACGCCAGAAAGTCCTGTTTAATTCGGAGGATTCCCGTTTTAAGATGGACACTGATGGGACAGTGTCGCTGAAGAGGCCTGTAAACCTCTATGATGGACACAAAAGCTTTTCTGTTCATGCCTGGGACTCTAAGAGCAGGAAAATCACAACTACAGTTTGGGTGCAGTATGAACCGTGGACCAATCAGCAGGAGCATGAGGTAGACAGTGGACCATTTGGACAG CCTGTTTCCACTGAACCTGTTCCAGTGCTGGACTTTCCACAGTCCTCAAGTGGtctaaaaagaaggaaaagggaCTGGATCATTCCACCCATCAACATTCCAGAGAATGACAAGGGTCCTTTTCCAAAATTAGgggtgaag ATTCGTACCAGCAATGACAAAGAGCAAAGAGTACACTACAGCATTTCTGGTCCTGGAGCAGATGAGCCCCCTAAAGGACTGTTTTTTATGGACAAGTACTCTGGTCAGATCTTTGTGACCCAGCCTTTGGACAGAGAGAAACAAGCACGCTATACT ctccttgctCATGCTTCTGCTTCAGGAGGGACTCTAGTTGAGGCTCCAATGGAAATCAAAAATAATGTCATAGATATGAATGACAATAAGCCTGTGTTTACTGAAGATACATATGAAGGCAGCGTTCCCGAGGCAACGCAAGTAGAT TATGACATCTTAATTGTCACGGCAACTGATGCAGATGATCCCAATACAGGAAATGGTGAAATAGCTTACAGTATTTTGAACCAAGATCCAAAGGAGCCAAATGGCAACATGTTTGCTATCAATCCTAATAGTGGACAGATTAGGTTGAACTCCCCTGGACTCGACAAAGAG CAATATCCACAATACACACTGACTGTTCAGGCTGCTGATCAGGCAGGGAAGGGTTTTGCATCAACCTGCAGAGTGATAATCAAAGTAACAGACAGTAATGACAATGCTCCGCAGTTTGTAGAGCCCAAG TACACTGCATCTGTGCCTGAAAATGAAGTGGATGCAGAAGTGGTGAGGATGCAAGTTACTGATGAGGATGAACCGCACACTCCAGCATGGCATGCCAACTTCAGGATTCGCGAAGGGGACCCTGGTGGCTTTTTTAATGTCACCACTGGACCCAGTGGCCAGGAGGGTATCATTACTACAGCAAAG GCCCTGGACTATGAAAAGAGGAACCAGTACACTCTGCTGGTTACGGTGGAGAACGATGTGCCATTTGCCATTAAGCTGCCAACGTCAACGGCTACAGTTGTGGTGAATGTGGAGGATGTGAATGAGGCTCCCATCTTTATCCCCTCTGAGCTTAATGTAAAGGCAGCAGAGGATGCAAAAGTGGGTGAACGACTGGCCACGTACACGGCAACGGATCCGGATACACAAATGAAGCAGTCAATAGA GTATAGAATGGCTCCTGATTCAACTGGATGGCTGTCTATTAACAAAACAATTGGAGTGATCACTGTAAAGTCCCCAATGGACAGGGAATCAACAGATGTAGTTGATGGCAAATACAAAGCTCTGGTCCTAGCTGTTGACAATG CTGTTGTTCCAGCCACAGGGACTGGGACTCTGCAGGTGATGCTAAAGGATTTGAATGAAAATAAGAATCCTCCTCAATTTCcacgacccatt GGCCTTTCCATCAAGAGTACTTGGCATCAATTCCTGAGAACACTGAGAATAAAGAAGTGGTGA
- the rrad gene encoding GTP-binding protein RAD: MTLNKDDKLRSSMDRRRGSTPFPAHLQHLHRRSMPVDERELQRATPGSRPGELTGLTRCISYGPGRRGEAGEDEPRDGCVSDSSDSVISSGSDAEGHVHKVVLLGEHGVGKSSLARIFGGVEDAHDSEEAGNTYDRSVIVDEEEASILLYDIWEQDNSQWLKEQCMRMGDAYIIVYSVTDKASFEKASELRIQLRRARQSENIPIILVGNKSDLVRSREVSVEEGRACAVVFDCKFIETSASLHHNVQDLFEGIVRQIRLRKDSKEQNARRLANSKRRESIGKKAKRFLGRMVARKNKKMAFRQKSKSCHDLSVL; encoded by the exons ATGACCCTGAACAAAGACGACAAGCTGCGCAGCAGCATGGACAGGAGACGCGGCAGCACTCCCTTCCCCGCGCACCTGCAGCACCTGCACAGGAGGAGCATGCCGGTGGACGAGCGCGAGCTGCAGCGCGCGACGCCCGGGTCGCGCCCCGGGGAGCTGACCGGCCTCACGCGCTGCATCTCATACGGCCCCGGCAGACGGGGCGAAGCAGGGGAGGATGAGCCGCGCGACGGATGCGTGTCCGACTCCTCGGACTCGGTGATCTCCTCGGGCAGCGACGCAGAGGGGCACGTGCACAAGGTGGTGCTGCTGGGCGAGCACGGCGTGGGCAAGTCGAGCCTCGCGCGCATCTTCGGCGGCGTGGAGGACGCGCACGACAGCGAGGAGGCAG GCAACACCTATGACAGATCGGTGATTGTGGACGAGGAGGAGGCTTCCATTCTCCTGTATGACATCTGGGAGCAG GACAATAGCCAGTGGCTGAAGGAGCAGTGCATGCGCATGGGTGACGCCTACATCATCGTCTACTCCGTGACGGACAAGGCCAGTTTCGAAAAAGCGTCCGAACTGCGTATCCAGCTGCGCAGAGCGCGACAATCCGAGAACATTCCCATCATCCTGGTGGGGAACAAGAGCGACCTTGTGCGGTCCAGGGAGGTCTCCGTCGAGG AAGGCAGAGCGTGCGCTGTGGTGTTCGACTGCAAGTTCATCGAGACGTCCGCCTCGCTGCACCATAACGTCCAGGACCTGTTCGAAGGCATTGTGCGACAGATCCGCCTGCGCAAGGACAGCAAGGAGCAGAACGCCCGGCGGCTCGCCAACAGCAAGCGGCGCGAGAGCATCGGCAAGAAGGCCAAGCGCTTCCTGGGTCGCATGGTGGCCAGGAAGAACAAGAAGATGGCCTTCCGTCAGAAGTCGAAGTCCTGCCACGACCTCTCCGTCCTTTGA